One Hypomesus transpacificus isolate Combined female chromosome 6, fHypTra1, whole genome shotgun sequence DNA segment encodes these proteins:
- the flvcr1 gene encoding feline leukemia virus subgroup C receptor-related protein 1, with protein sequence MVAGELVQEHLRCDNAPDEIYIVCKAPVLNGGAADCEQYPEILNGTASLYGLDSKALEQEIPPDEKGAMLPGEEKCLETKLYSRRFAVLAVFSLYSLVNAFQWIQYSIISNIFTHFYGVTSDKIDLLSIVYMVTYVPLIFPASWLLDKKGLKLAALIGAGLNCIGAWMKCASVRPDLFGVTMTAQIICSVAQVFILGLPSRIASVWFGPKEVSTACATAVLGNQLGTAIGFLLPPVLVPNTADNLELMAQNISIMFYGTAAVSTLLFILTVIVMKDHPPIPPSHAQAVLPDGPPEDYSYKRSIVNLFRNKAFILLLVSYGIMTGSFYSVSTLLNQMIMSCYENQELNAGRIGLTLVAAGIVGSIICGLWLDYSKAFKMTTLLVYVFSFMGMLVFTFTLDLNNIYIVFVNAGVLGFFMTGYLPLGFEFGVEITYPESEGTSSGLLNAFAQVFGIIFTLIQGRLTTDYNPVYGNLFLCAWMLLGIFLTALIKSELKRNNVNMGVETKGITAVPTECPSDETTPNGTMMKPSVSFSHETSL encoded by the exons ATGGTGGCTGGGGAACTCGTTCAGGAGCATCTGCGCTGTGACAACGCACCTGACGAAATTTACATAGTTTGCAAGGCACCGGTGCTGAACGGAGGAGCCGCTGACTGTGAACAATATCCTGAAATATTGAATGGAACCGCAAGTCTCTACGGACTAGACTCGAAAGCGCTCGAACAGGAGATCCCCCCTGATGAGAAAGGGGCGATGCTTCCCGGCGAGGAGAAATGCCTCGAAACAAAGCTCTACTCAAGGCGATTCGCTGTCCTGGCCGTTTTCAGTCTTTACTCGCTCGTCAATGCGTTCCAGTGGATCCAGTACAGCATCATCTCAAACATATTCACCCACTTTTACGGCGTGACCAGCGACAAAATCGACTTGTTATCCATCGTCTACATGGTGACCTACGTCCCTCTTATTTTCCCCGCTTCGTGGCTTCTGGATAAGAAGGGGCTTAAACTCGCGGCTCTAATCGGCGCAGGGCTGAACTGCATCGGAGCGTGGATGAAGTGCGCCAGCGTTCGCCCCGACCTATTTGGTGTCACGATGACGGCACAGATCATCTGCTCCGTGGCACAGGTGTTCATCCTCGGGCTGCCTTCGAGGATTGCCTCGGTGTGGTTCGGGCCGAAAGAGGTGTCCACGGCATGCGCCACGGCAGTGCTCGGTAACCAG TTGGGGACGGCCATTGGGTTTCTGCTCCCCCCCGTCCTGGTACCAAACACAGCGGACAACTTAGAGCTGATGGCTCAAAACATCAGCATCATGTTCTATGGTACCGCAGCTGTCTCTACCCTGCTTTTCATACTGACGGTCATAG tgatgAAGGACCACCCCCCCATACCCCCCAGCCATGCCCAGGCGGTGTTGCCCGACGGCCCCCCCGAGGACTACTCCTACAAACGCTCCATAGTCAACTTGTTCAGGAACAAGGCGTTTATCCTGCTCCTCGTCAGCTACG GCATCATGACGGGCTCCTTCTACTCTGTCTCCACCCTGCTCAATCAGATGATCATGTCCTGCTACGAG aaCCAGGAACTCAATGCGGGCAGAATCGGACTGACCCTGGTAGCGGCTGGTATCGTGGGCTCCATCATCTGTGGTCTATGGCTGGACTACAGCAAGGCATTCAA gaTGACCACTCTGCTAGTGTACGTGTTCTCCTTCATGGGCATGTTGGTTTTCACCTTCACTCTGGACCTCAACAACATCTACATAGTGTTTGTCAACGCCGGTGTGCTGGG GTTCTTCATGACAGGCTACCTGCCTCTTGGGTTCGAGTTCGGGGTGGAGATCACCTACCCCGAGTCTGAGGGCACCTCCTCCGGTCTGCTCAACGCCTTTGCACAG GTGTTTGGGATTATTTTCACTCTGATCCAGGGGAGGCTCACCACAGATTATAATCCCGTTTATGGGAACCTCTTCTTGTGTGCGTGGATGTTACTGGGAATATTTCTCACag CCTTAATCAAATCCGAGCTGAAACGAAACAACGTCAACATGGGGGTCGAAACCAAAGGCATTACGGCA GTTCCTACTGAGTGCCCTTCCGACGAAACGACCCCGAATGGCACCATGATGAAGCCCTCTGTAAGCTTCTCTCATGAGACCTCACTGTAA